The Strix uralensis isolate ZFMK-TIS-50842 chromosome 13, bStrUra1, whole genome shotgun sequence genome window below encodes:
- the LOC141949261 gene encoding protein shisa-1-like, giving the protein MAMEALCALGLLLALRCTPGQAGEYCHGWAGSPQRWHRGFQCPERYDGPEATLCCGSCSLRYCCSSREARLDQGQCPGDHQQPSPRPPVPVPVYLPFLLVGSVFVAFVVGGTCVGICCCKCLKSQDEGQQSGLAPGQTWLLEPDLPSRLSSSSSATRSSLSSGPQTSNICMTLAPSLPIMGLGEDARFLSPPPTSGQLLHPSRTNQRIPTDRTAIMAPASFLKRTIYGHSANSSLIGVTQGDHMMYSGVHV; this is encoded by the exons ATGGCAATGGAGGCTCTCtgtgccctggggctgctgctggccctgcgATGCACCCCCGGGCAGGCCGGGGAGTACTGCCACGGCTGGGCTGGCAGCCCGCAGCGCTGGCACCGCGGCTTCCAGTGCCCCGAGCGCTACGATGGCCCGGAGGCCACTCTGTGCTGCGGGTCCTGCAGCCTGCGCTACTGCTGCTCGTCCAGAGAGGCCCGCCTGGACCAGGGCCAGTGCCCTGGTGACCAtcagcagcccagccccaggcctCCAGTGCCAG TGCCCGTGTACCTGCCATTCCTTCTTGTTGGGTCTGTATTTGTGGCATTTGTTGTTGGTGGTACCTGTGTTGGAATTTGCTGCTGCAAATGCTTAAAATCCCAGGATGAGGGGCAGCAAAGTGGACTTGCACCTGGCCAGACCTGGCTACTAGAACCTGATCTTCCTTCTCGCCTCTCCAGTTCCAGTTCTGCCACCAGAAGCTCACTGAGTAGTGGTCCTCAGACCAGCAACATCTGCATGACTCTAGCTCCATCCCTTCCTATTATGGGGTTGGGTGAAGATGCTCGGTTCTTAAGTCCTCCACCTACCAGTGGACAACTCTTGCACCCTTCACGCACTAACCAGAGAATACCAACTGATCGTACCGCAATAATGGCTCCAGCATCTTTCCTGAAAAGAACAATTTATGGACACAGTGCTAACTCATCCCTTATTGGGGTAACACAGGGTGACCACATGATGTACTCGGGAGTTCATGTCTGA